Proteins co-encoded in one Hyla sarda isolate aHylSar1 chromosome 4, aHylSar1.hap1, whole genome shotgun sequence genomic window:
- the CIAO2A gene encoding cytosolic iron-sulfur assembly component 2A isoform X2 codes for MELLSGLLSALRGGSKGRTRVMEERALEVYDIIRSIRDPEKPSTLEDLEVVSESCVTVEELDDECFLVIIKFTPTVPHCSLATLIGLCLRVKLQRCLSFKHKLEIYISEGTHSTEEDINKQINDKERVSAAMENPNLREIVEQCVTEPD; via the exons ATGGAGTTGCTGTCCGGGCTGCTGTCAGCTCTCCGCGGGGGATCCAAGGGACGGACCCGGGTCATGGAGGAGCGCGCCCTGGAAGTGTATG ATATAATCCGGAGTATTCGGGATCCGGAGAAGCCGAGCACATTAGAAGACCTCGAGGTTGTGTCAGAGAGTTGTGTAACGGTAGAGGAGCTGGATGATGAATGTTTCCTGGTGATCATCAAGTTCACACCAACTGTGCCGCATTGCTCCCTGGCCACACTTATTG GTCTGTGCCTGAGAGTCAAGCTGCAGAGGTGCTTATCATTCAAGCACAAG CTGGAGATCTATATTTCCGAAGGGACGCACTCAACAGAGGAGGATA TTAATAAACAGATAAACGATAAGGAACGAGTCTCGGCAGCAATGGAAAACCCAAATCTGCGAGAGATAGTGGAGCAGTGTGTTACTGAACCAGATTAG
- the CIAO2A gene encoding cytosolic iron-sulfur assembly component 2A isoform X3, with protein sequence MIEQVRRNRDVTGRLWLAVMGRHVTRWAGLAWSCCPGCCQLSAGDPRDGPGSWRSAPWKYIIRSIRDPEKPSTLEDLEVVSESCVTVEELDDECFLVIIKFTPTVPHCSLATLIGLCLRVKLQRCLSFKHKLINR encoded by the exons ATGATCGAGCAGGTCAGGCGGAACCGTGACGTCACCGGCCGCTTGTGGTTGGCTGTTATGGGACGTCACGTCACGCGGTGGGCGGGGTTGGCATGGAGTTGCTGTCCGGGCTGCTGTCAGCTCTCCGCGGGGGATCCAAGGGACGGACCCGGGTCATGGAGGAGCGCGCCCTGGAAGT ATATAATCCGGAGTATTCGGGATCCGGAGAAGCCGAGCACATTAGAAGACCTCGAGGTTGTGTCAGAGAGTTGTGTAACGGTAGAGGAGCTGGATGATGAATGTTTCCTGGTGATCATCAAGTTCACACCAACTGTGCCGCATTGCTCCCTGGCCACACTTATTG GTCTGTGCCTGAGAGTCAAGCTGCAGAGGTGCTTATCATTCAAGCACAAG TTAATAAACAGATAA
- the CIAO2A gene encoding cytosolic iron-sulfur assembly component 2A isoform X1: protein MIEQVRRNRDVTGRLWLAVMGRHVTRWAGLAWSCCPGCCQLSAGDPRDGPGSWRSAPWKYIIRSIRDPEKPSTLEDLEVVSESCVTVEELDDECFLVIIKFTPTVPHCSLATLIGLCLRVKLQRCLSFKHKLEIYISEGTHSTEEDINKQINDKERVSAAMENPNLREIVEQCVTEPD from the exons ATGATCGAGCAGGTCAGGCGGAACCGTGACGTCACCGGCCGCTTGTGGTTGGCTGTTATGGGACGTCACGTCACGCGGTGGGCGGGGTTGGCATGGAGTTGCTGTCCGGGCTGCTGTCAGCTCTCCGCGGGGGATCCAAGGGACGGACCCGGGTCATGGAGGAGCGCGCCCTGGAAGT ATATAATCCGGAGTATTCGGGATCCGGAGAAGCCGAGCACATTAGAAGACCTCGAGGTTGTGTCAGAGAGTTGTGTAACGGTAGAGGAGCTGGATGATGAATGTTTCCTGGTGATCATCAAGTTCACACCAACTGTGCCGCATTGCTCCCTGGCCACACTTATTG GTCTGTGCCTGAGAGTCAAGCTGCAGAGGTGCTTATCATTCAAGCACAAG CTGGAGATCTATATTTCCGAAGGGACGCACTCAACAGAGGAGGATA TTAATAAACAGATAAACGATAAGGAACGAGTCTCGGCAGCAATGGAAAACCCAAATCTGCGAGAGATAGTGGAGCAGTGTGTTACTGAACCAGATTAG